The Streptomyces europaeiscabiei genome window below encodes:
- a CDS encoding FABP family protein yields the protein MIEIPSDLHKDLVPLAFLLGDWAGAGVHDFPGAEKCNFGQEVTFTHDGRDFLEYHSHTWVLDQDGNKVRPLETESGFWRIDADRKVEIVMTRDDGVVEVWYGELAKQKPQIDVVTDAVARTAASGPYSGGKRLYGYVHSDLMWVGEKATPDVELRPYMSAHLKKVVTPEDVERWAKALPDDMPDDGIAFFK from the coding sequence ATGATCGAGATCCCGTCCGACCTGCACAAGGACCTCGTCCCCCTCGCCTTTCTGCTCGGCGACTGGGCGGGCGCGGGCGTCCACGACTTCCCCGGTGCCGAGAAGTGCAACTTCGGCCAGGAGGTCACCTTCACCCACGACGGCCGGGACTTCCTGGAGTACCACTCCCACACCTGGGTGCTGGACCAGGACGGCAACAAGGTCCGCCCGCTGGAGACCGAGTCCGGATTCTGGCGCATCGACGCCGACCGTAAGGTCGAGATCGTCATGACCCGCGACGACGGCGTCGTCGAGGTCTGGTACGGCGAGCTGGCCAAGCAGAAGCCGCAGATCGACGTGGTCACGGACGCGGTCGCGCGTACGGCGGCCTCGGGGCCCTACAGCGGCGGCAAGCGGCTGTACGGCTATGTGCACAGCGACCTGATGTGGGTCGGCGAGAAGGCGACGCCCGACGTCGAGCTGCGCCCCTACATGTCCGCGCACCTGAAGAAGGTCGTCACCCCCGAGGACGTCGAGCGCTGGGCCAAGGCCCTCCCGGACGACATGCCGGACGACGGCATCGCCTTCTTCAAGTAG
- a CDS encoding DsrE family protein, with translation MAKKLVIKVTAGADAPERCSQAFTVAAVAVASGVEVSLWLTGESAWFALPGRAAEFELPHAAPLPDLIDSVLAGGRLTLCTQCAARRNITETDVIEGVRIAGAQVFVQEAMADNTQALVY, from the coding sequence ATGGCGAAGAAGCTCGTGATCAAGGTGACGGCGGGGGCCGATGCTCCCGAGCGGTGCTCCCAGGCGTTCACGGTGGCGGCCGTGGCCGTGGCCAGTGGGGTGGAGGTGTCGCTGTGGCTGACCGGCGAGTCCGCGTGGTTCGCGCTGCCGGGCCGGGCCGCCGAGTTCGAGCTGCCGCACGCCGCCCCGCTCCCCGACCTGATCGACTCGGTCCTCGCGGGCGGTCGGCTCACCCTGTGCACCCAGTGCGCGGCCCGCCGGAACATCACGGAGACGGACGTCATCGAGGGCGTACGGATCGCGGGGGCGCAGGTGTTCGTGCAGGAGGCCATGGCGGACAACACCCAGGCTCTCGTCTACTGA
- a CDS encoding VOC family protein yields MAPGRLSTVVLDAHDAHEPAGFCVRLARLRDTARGAPLRAHRPSPGSGGTALSFEPEPEYVPPVWPTRNPGDERMMLHLDSEVDDLEAETERAVA; encoded by the coding sequence ATGGCGCCCGGGAGACTGTCGACCGTGGTCCTGGACGCGCACGACGCTCACGAGCCGGCCGGCTTCTGTGTTCGCCTTGCTCGGCTACGAGATACGGCGCGAGGTGCCCCACTGCGTGCTCATCGGCCCTCGCCCGGCTCCGGGGGCACGGCTCTGTCGTTCGAGCCCGAGCCCGAGTACGTCCCGCCCGTCTGGCCGACCCGGAACCCCGGCGACGAGCGGATGATGCTCCACCTCGACAGCGAGGTCGACGACCTGGAGGCCGAGACCGAGCGGGCCGTGGCCTAG
- a CDS encoding DUF3099 domain-containing protein — MYARRRHTYFAMMGTCLALFVLAWGVVRLWSVPVAVGMCVVAMVIPPLAAVAANRRGPDDRWWDDPSGDPRSDEWWDELDGKRRPR; from the coding sequence ATGTACGCCCGCCGGCGCCACACCTACTTCGCCATGATGGGCACGTGCCTCGCGCTCTTCGTCCTGGCCTGGGGCGTCGTACGGCTCTGGTCGGTCCCGGTCGCCGTCGGCATGTGCGTGGTCGCCATGGTCATCCCGCCGCTCGCCGCCGTCGCCGCCAACCGGCGCGGCCCCGACGACCGCTGGTGGGACGACCCCTCGGGCGATCCGAGGTCCGACGAGTGGTGGGACGAACTGGACGGCAAGAGGCGCCCGCGGTAG